One Antedon mediterranea chromosome 1, ecAntMedi1.1, whole genome shotgun sequence genomic window, TGATGTGTTTTATTAAGACATCTTTTTTATGCTCTGTTTGTTTACtcaataatgtaaaaaatatgtagTATAAAAACTCAACACACAAAATATTCttgaaattgattttattaGTTAAAATAAATGGCAATTAAACATTAGAGGCAATTAAACATTAGAGGCAGTTAATCATAAAGCTGGCTTCCCACTTGGACGTCACGCGATGACATGCATGCGCCCAAGAATTCAAATAagttgactaatcacaagcgaGACAATACTGAATAATCCATCACGTGGTAATTGGTCAATTGTATTGGGCTTAAGTCCTTGctttgcgtcctagtgggaaccaagcttttaaAAGAGGTAAGTTTTTaggtattgtacagtatatgcaAAGGTAATtggtatatttatataaattttatttatttctacaaGTTTTTCTAATCTGACTTTCTACTTGTCATCGTTAAAGTCGTTAAAACTATATGTTATGGTCTATCATTCggaaaaaaacattatatttgcTGTACACAATGGGAATACTGCAGTAAAGCTGTATTATGCGCAACCGCATTCCTCAACAATGAGACCATGTATTTGGGCTGGAACAATTTCGGAATTTTCCGTAAAGTACAAAAGTCTAAGGTCGGCATATTTACGCGCCGAACAGCAAGGAATGGGACTGTTGTTCAAAATCAATAATTGTGTGTGTCGGTTAAAACGTGAAAAGCTGACAGAACAATCGCCACTACAATAATGTGTTTTAAAGGAGCGAGGTGCTAATATCCAATCCCAGCCGATTTCTGCAAAGTCGATAACGATTGGATGACGACAACATGGCTTCCTTCCAACGTCTGGACATATTCGTTTTGGTGTTGGTCGCACTTTACGTTTTCGTAGGGCAATATCTAGAAGTGGTCTCTATATAAACAGATACAGAAATTTTTAACattcatgtacagtatttaaattttaatcaacGGCAGTTGCAAGATTCAACTATCATATCGGCGACGTTTTGTACAACGAACCGGTCCTGATTGTCCGTGTAATATATGATAGTAAGAGGCTTAAAACTGGTTGGGGAACAACACTGGGCGAATGAAGGATCATGATTTAGGTACAGAGAACTCCCAGGCGGCATCATTGCGCTGATTGGACATTCGCCTTTACAGTAGTTAGCATTAAAGGAGGTCGGAGCTATAACCCAGTCCCAACCAAATTTTCGGAAGTCAATTTTCAATTCCTGCATGCAGCACACACTGCTGTTGCCATGACATTTGTGTGTGCGTTTGTTGTGTGATCGGCCATGTCGTCTTTTCTTGGTAAATTCCACAGACAACGCTGGACTCTGTGGGcaagaaaataaattgattgacaACATGgccattttttaatgaataaaaaacaatttttattgtcGCACGGTGCAGTAGCCGATCGATTCTAGGCTCGTCTAATCAGTATAAAAATGTATCTCCAGATCCCAAAAGTCCAAGCAGCCTGTTGGTGGTGTGGTCGCCGCAGGGAGGAACGTGACAAAGTAAAAGGGTGTGTCTAAGTTCAATTTATATATGAGTGCGTACATTATGCTAATGAGTAAAGGTAAATGTTGTTTATGCAGTTTTGTCTGGAGAGACTGACGTAAGCGCAacataagtgatttgaccaatcacaagcgattattgaactgtcgcttgttattggtAAACTATAGTCTACGTTTGCGCTTGCGTTGTggcctagtgggaaccaagcttaaatacGCATTAAAAAACTTTAAGACTGGTTCTACCAGGAGAAATAAACAAGCTTCATAGACAGGGACAACAGGAGTGTGGAAAGCCAGTGTTTATCAATCGCCAGTACCTAAGTGATATATTTCCCTTAAAACGCTACATTCACATCACACCGCCGACctattgaataaatatttaaggaTTTCAAATTAAGTGGTAGATATGAAATGTGAACGTGGAATGTGAACTAAAAAAGTTGATTATAGAATTAGATATATTAACTGGATTCATGAGTTATTCAATCAGCAAAAACAATCTATAGAAATTAAATCAATGCTACTCAACCAAATCATTAAACAGCAATCGATTTTCTATCGGTAAAGCATTCAGTGTCAAATCCAGGATAATGAAGTGAGGATGTTATTGTTTTAccgaaatgtaggcctaaacaaaatTTGACTCCACAACCCTCCTGCATTACTAACATTTAATGTTGATTAATATTTTCCATGACACGTACACAACGACCCACAAGTCGTTCGCGGCGGCGCTCAAAGGttgttgtaaacattttgtacgCGTGCGCCGTTTCCTTTCACGATCTagataactatttaaaaaaaagatgtaatattatatttacccGTCTGTCATTTGGACCAGTAATCACTACATTATTGTCTGCTCCGTCGGTAGCTTCTATTTCAATATACTGGTACTTGGTGTCTGTGTCCTTCATCCATTCCATCATCAATGGTTTAGCGTCAAATTGTTCCCAACTTCCGTCAGTAGTACTTAAAGAaattgtcttttctttgtacaaTTTCCTTTTTACCGGGGAGGTGGGTGTAGCGGGGATGATCATGTACACACGAAGACTGGTCACTGTGCGTTGTACTACGTCCGCTTGGCCTGCGTACATCCACAGATTGGCCGCTGCGATGTCCTGTCCGTCCAAACCAATATTAAAGCACACCACATTTGGAGACATCATATCATCTTTAGCTACGTAGAAAAAACGAcaactctaaagctctgtctacactattaaactttatgtgaaaaaaatgtgatgtgttcatATATGTACAtaatgatttcatatcactaccatatttgggaatatcactaccatattcatattcataacacttttttgtcaaaccatttcgatagtgtagacggagctaaTGATGTTATAGGTTTGCTTATAAGTTCCTTAATTACTCGTTAACGGGTTGCTTTTCGTCATAAcaccaaaataaaatgtgttt contains:
- the LOC140059661 gene encoding growth/differentiation factor 8-like isoform X2; translated protein: MSIFIFILLVSLVPMRLASPRTYNTSTEDVRATGNQRQSEDQRVPEVQRASEEKRTMEGERKTDDHRAPEDERATEDERITEDHRSSDDQQETDDQSSLYDEMYEEEIEVTANETLTCSNCEDERVTKWQIELIKSSLLHKLGLTHPPKIAKRPIPDNPPILEHLHQIPEIQDEEMFADEPVEYTDMDDTSRSASIQRVLILATEPKDDMMSPNVVCFNIGLDGQDIAAANLWMYAGQADVVQRTVTSLRVYMIIPATPTSPVKRKLYKEKTISLSTTDGSWEQFDAKPLMMEWMKDTDTKYQYIEIEATDGADNNVVITGPNDRRRPLLDIALRKRKVRPTPKRICPDVGRKPCCRHPIVIDFAEIGWDWILAPRSFKTHYCSGDCSVSFSRFNRHTQLLILNNSPIPCCSARKYADLRLLYFTENSEIVPAQIHGLIVEECGCA
- the LOC140059661 gene encoding growth/differentiation factor 8-like isoform X1; its protein translation is MSIFIFILLVSLVPMRLASPRTYNTSTEDVRATGNQRQSEDQRVPEVQRASEEKRTMEGERKTDDHRAPEDERATEDERITEDHRSSDDQQETDDQSSLYDEMYEEEIEVTANETLTCSNCEDERVTKWQIELIKSSLLHKLGLTHPPKIAKRPIPDNPPILEHLHQIPEIQDEEMFADEPVEYTDMDDTSRSASIQRVLILATEPKDDMMSPNVVCFNIGLDGQDIAAANLWMYAGQADVVQRTVTSLRVYMIIPATPTSPVKRKLYKEKTISLSTTDGSWEQFDAKPLMMEWMKDTDTKYQYIEIEATDGADNNVVITGPNDRRSPALSVEFTKKRRHGRSHNKRTHKCHGNSSVCCMQELKIDFRKFGWDWVIAPTSFNANYCKGECPISAMMPPGSSLYLNHDPSFAQCCSPTSFKPLTIIYYTDNQDRFVVQNVADMIVESCNCR